From the genome of Desulfatibacillum aliphaticivorans DSM 15576:
CAGCCTTGGGAAACCCGGTCGTCCCGGTGGTGAAAATAATGATGTGGGGATCGCGCTTGTCCAGGCTTGCATACGTTTCTTTCAACTCATTGACAAGGGCGCCGTCTTCCGCCAGCGGCGTTAACGCATCCATGGAAAATAGAGCGCTAAAATCCTTGATATACTCGGCGTCATTGTCAAAGGCGCCGCCCAGGGGGTACTCGACAATGTGTTTCAGCGACTTCACGTTTTCAAAAACGGCTTGGGAAATTTGCGTAAAATCCCTCAAGGGGGTGTTCCCCAGGCAGAAAAAAGCGACAGGCTCAATTTTGTTCATGTTCCTGATGATTTCATGATCCTGCAGCCGAACGTCCAAAGGCGATATGACGGCGCCTACGGTTGCGCACCCGTAGGTGAGAAAAAAGAATTCCGGCGTCGAAAGCCATTGAACGGCGACGATATCCCCTTTTTTAACGCCCATTTCCTTCAATCTCAATGCATAGAGCGTTATAATCTCGTCAAATTCCTTGTACGTGTATACTTCTTCCTTGTTGGCGCCGACCAACGCAATATTATCCGGCGTCTTTTCCGCCCAACGTTTGATGTAATCCGTAATGAGGGGCAACTGCCAACTGTCTTGTAAGGACTCGTCCAATTTAATTGTAACCATTGATCCTCCTGCAAATGAATCGCACTTCATACAGAGGCCCTTTTTAATAGGGTTTCTGCACACTTGGTTCCTTCATTTGTCCAGACCGGGAGTCAAACCGTAACCACCAAATAATATATATCGTCTCCCCAGCCTTCAAACCCGCCTGAACGCCAAACTATACAGCATCTATCCTTCTCCCTTTTACAAACCTTGTCAATAGGGTCAGCCGGGCGAAATTCATCAAGGCGAAATATGATAAGGAAACCACGTTTCCAGAAAATTTCAATTCGGAAGGACGCAGTATGATATTGGTTGAAGAAGGCCGAGATCGACATCAATCCTCTGGTCACGGAAGGGACGAACCTGTTCGCCCTAGTGGTCCTGAAGGGCGAGGATTGATCCGCATAAATTAAAACTCCGCAAAAACGGTCAAGAAAGCTCCCGTGCCGGGTGCTAAGCATTGAGGCCATGGAGGTTGGCTATGTCCGACGCACGAGCATATTACGAAGAGCGCATAATCCGGGTGCAGATGTTCATCCAGGATCATCTGGACGATCCGATGACGCTGGAAGAACTGGCCAAGGTTGCCTGCTTCTCCCCGTTCCATTTTCACCGGATTTTTACGGCCATGACGGGGGAGCCGCTTAAGGAGTACATCCGCCGCCTGCTTCTGGAGCGGGCCGCCCATGAACTGCGGTACTCCTCTCAGCCGGTTGTGCAGGTCGCCCTGAACGCGGGATACCAGACCCACGAAGCCTTTACGCGCGCTTTCAGAAACATGTTCGGCGTTCCCCCCAGGCAATACAGGACGGAGCTTCCCTCCAGGGCTCGCAATAGGGCGGGCTCTCCCCAGGTTTTTAACCTGAGAATCCTCAAACCTAAAGGAGACGCCATGGACATCCGAATCGAAGAATTTCCACCCCTTGACGTTGTTTTCATCCGCCACACCGGCCCGTACGAAGAGTGCGGTATCGCCTGGGAAAAGCTGTGCTCCCACCCGGACGTCGCCAAAGAACTGGGGCCCGAAACCCAGGCCATAGGCATTTGTTACGACGACCCGGACATCACCGAAGCCGATAAAATCCGCATGGATGTTTGCGTTACCGCGCCGCCCTCTCTTTCTCCGCCGGAAGGCATGGAAAAGCAGACCATCAAGGGGGGAGAGTACGCCGTCCTGACCCATCATGGCCCTTATGAGGGATTGCACGACTGCTACCGCTGGCTGTTCGGAGAGTGGCTGCCTTCCAGCGGTAGAGAGGCTAACTACGCCCCCTCCCTGGAAGTGTATGTCAACAGCCCGGAGGAGGTCGCGCCCCAGGACCTCATCACGGAAATTCGGGTTCCGCTTAAATAGACATCCGGTTTTACAAGCCCGATTGCTGAACCATTCCACGTCATCCCCGCAAGGGTGATCCGATTCTTTCAGAATCGTCCGCAAGCGGGGACCCAGCATCGTGTCGGTGTGTTGACAACTATTTGATTATACTACTTTTTTGAACTCGTTCCCATGCTGTCAGCCCGTATCGCGGTAGTTTGCGACATGGGCTGCCGCGTGGGAATGCAAACGGGAGTCGCCAATTTCCTCAAACGTTGACCCCATGCCCTCATGGATTGATACCGACTCCTGCCCATGGAATGCTCCAGTATGCATTACTACGGCGGGCCGCGGGAACGACCTCACCGCGAATTGGACGGTTATTCCGTAAAACCCTTCTTAGCCATGGCCTCGGCGTTTAAGAACCTGGCCATGCCGGTTTTCATTTTCCGGAACCCCTGAGTTTCGTAATAACCCTCCTTCCCGACCGCAGCATACAAGATCACATGGCAATTGGGGACGTCAGCCAGAATCGTGGACAGGATGATCCTTCCGAGCCCCTTGCCCTGGTAATCCGGGGACACCGCAAAATCATACAACGCCGCCTGATACGCCCCGTCGGATATGGCCCGGCCCATGCCGATCAGCTTGCCGGAGTCCAAAATAAACACCACGGAGTAGCTGGCCTCAAAAGCCTTTTGATGAATATCAGGCGGGTAGTGGGCCATGCCCACGGTTTTCAGCAGGTCCGAAACAGCCTGCCAGTCCACGTTATCGCAGTTTCTTTTGATTTCATAATCCATGGGGGCGCCTTTCCACTTGTTTTTCACAACCGTGCTAGCCTGCTTGACAGAACGGAAAATCCTTTTCAAATATACTAATTATACCATTTTAGAACAGATCAAAACAGAAATTCTAATGGTTTTTTACGGCGATATTTCGCCTTTCCCGGAAAATCCAAGGGCCAAAATTGCTTGTTCGCCGCCCTGTATGGTTAAATTTTATTTGCGAGATCAACCATGAACCACCCCGAGGGAAAGCAACCATGCACCTTTTGTAAGGAGGCCTGCTTTGGAAAACCCGCAACAATCCCAAGACGTCCGCATTGTCCGGGCCACGTCCGCCTTTGACTGCGGCGGGCGCTGCCCTTTGCTGCTTCATGTGAAGGATAACAAGATCATTCGCATCGAAGGAGACGATCACCCGGACTCCGACCGGCAATTGCGCACCTGCCTCAGGTGCCGTGCATACCGAAAATACGTGCACCACCCGGAACGCCTTATGCATCCCCAAAAACGCGTGGGCGCCAAAGGGGAGGGCAGGTTCGAACGCATCTCCTGGGACGAGGCTTTGTCTATCCTATCGGGCAAGCTCAAGGAGACCAAGGATAAATTCGGCCCGGAATCCATTTTGCTCATGACCGGCGGAGGCTATCTGGCCAGCCTGCACAGCGGGTCCATGGCTGCGCCCAGGCTGTTGAACCAGTTCGGCGGATACACCACCCATTACGGCAACATCTCCTCCGAAGGCGCGGTTTGGGCCTCTTTGGTTCAATACGGAAGCGTGATGGTGGGCCACAGCCGGGAGGACATGCTGAATTCCAAGCTCATTATTCTTTGGGGCTGGGATCCGGCGCGCATGATTTCCGGCTCAAACACCATGCATCATCTGCTTAAGGCCAAAGAGAACGGCGCCAAGGTGATCTCCGTGGAGCCCCGGTATACGGACACCGCCGCCGCCGTGGCGGACAAGTGGATTCCCATTTATCCGGGTACGGATACGGCCATGATGGCGGCCATGGCATACGTGATGATCACGGAAAATCTGCAAGATCAGGCTTTTCTGAACAAGTACACCATAGGCTTCGACAAGTTCAAGGAATACATCCTGGGCGACGAGGACGGCCAGGCCAAGACCCCGCAGTGGGCCGAGGCTGTTTGCGGCGTTCCCGCCGAAACCATCGCGGATCTGGCGCGGGAGTACGCCGCAGCCAAGCCGGCCGCGCTCATGGATTGCCAGGGGCCGGCCCGCAGCGCCATGGGCGAGCAATACTGCCGGTTCGCAGCCACTCTGTCCGCCATGACCGGCAATGTGGGCAAGCCCGGCGGTTCGGCCTGCGGCGGACTTATGGGCATCCCCATCGGCCACATGTTCCGCATGTCGGCCATTCCCCCGGGCAAAAACCCCGTAGAAATGACCGGCCCAAAAATCAAAGGCACCCTGGACATCCGGGACCGGGTGATCAAGCGCATCCACATCAACAAGCTGTGGGAGGCCATCCTGGAAGGCAAGGCCGGGGGATTTCCGGCGGATGTCAAAATGGCCTGGTCCATGTGCAACAACTACCTGAACCAGATCGGCAACGCCAACAAGGGGGACAAGGCGCTCAAAAAGCTGCCCTTCTTTGCGGTAAACGAAATATTCATGACCGCCCAGGCGCGTTACGCCGACCTGCTTCTACCCGTCACCACGGCGGCGGAGCGGAGCGACCTCACCTACGCCTGGCCTTCAGGCCCCTATTACACCTTTGTGAACCGGGCCATCGAGCCTTTGGGCGAGTGCAAGTCCGATCTGGAAATTTGCGAAATGCTGTCCGATTATCTGGGCGTGAAAGACTATCGCCTGGGCGCCAAGGAAGAGGACATCCTCAAGCACATGGTGGACCAAAATCCCGTGACCAGCAAATACGTCACGGACTTTGACAAGTTTAAGAACGACGGCATCCACCGTATCGAGTTGAAAGAGCCGTACATCGCCTTTCGCAAGCAGATTGAAGACCCGGAGAACAATCCCTTTGACACGCCTTCGGGTAAAATCGAAATTTATTCCCAGCGTGTGGCTGATATAAACAGTCCCAAATGCCCGCCTGTGCCTAAATACATTCCCACCTTCGAGGACCGGAACGATCCCTTGTTTGAGAAATACCCTCTTCAGCTTCTCACCCCTCATCCGCGAAACCGGGTGCACTCCGAAATGTACAAGGTGGAATGGCTGCGGGAGGCCGAGCCCCACGTGCTTTGGATTCATCCCTCGGACGCGGAGGCTCGGGGCGTTTCAAACGGGGATGACATCCAGGCTTTTAACGATCGGGGCCGGGTGGCTGTCCAGGCGTTCGTCACCCAGCGCATTAAGCCGGGCGTGGTCTGCATGTTTGAAGGGGCCTGGTATCAGCCTGACGAAAACGGAGTCGACCGGGGCGCCTGCGCCAACACCCTGACCAAGGACGACTATTCCGGCGGCGGGGCTGCTGTCATGAACACTTCACTGGTCCAGGTTGCCAAGGCCTAAAGGAGGGGATGCTATGCAAATGGGATTTTATTTCGACCAAACCCGCTGCACAGGCTGCAACGCCTGCCGCGTGGCCTGCAAAGACTGGAACGACGTGCCTGAAGGCCCGGAAGCCTGGATGCAGGTGAAATACTTGGAGCAGGGCGAAACGCCGGACGTGTTTGTGGCCTATATGCTTCAAACCTGCTTCCATTGCGAGTCGCCCATATGCGCCGAGGCCTGCCCGGCGGACGCCATCACCAAGAGGCCGGAGGACGGGATCGTCCTGGTGGACCGCAACGCCTGTTTGGGCAAGGAGGAATGCGGCGCCAAGTGCCTGAAGGCCTGCCCGTACCAAGCCCCCCAGTTCGGACCCGAGCCCGGCGCAAAAATGGGCAAGTGCGTTTTTTGCACGGATCGCCTGGCCCAGGGCAAAATGCCTTCCTGCGTGGAGGCCTGTTACACCAGGGCGCTCGACTTTGGGCCTTTGGATGAATTGCAAAAAAAATACGGCCAGGCTGTGGAAGCGCCAAGTTTCAAGTATTCGAAGCGCACAAAACCCTCCGTGGTTATGAATCCGAAAAATCCGAAATAAACAGCTTATTCTGCAAATAGCCGGGTTCTTGTTCGTCTTTGAATAAGAGCCCGGTTTTTTCCTTGTTCGAGGATGTTTTCAAACACTGCCGTCCAGGGCTTCCCGAACCCTTGTCGCCAGGAGCTTTTTTGTAAAAGGCTTTTGGAGAAACCTGATTTCTTTGTCCAAAACGCCGTGCTGGGCTATCACATTGGCAGTGTATCCGGACATGAACAGGGTTTTGATATTTGGATGCATCATCCGCAACCGCTCTTCCAACTCTCTTCCGTTCATGTTTGGCATGATCACATCGGTTATTACCAGATGAATCTCTCCAGGCGGGTCCTTGGAAAGTTGGATGGCCTGACTGGGGGAGCTGGCCGCTAAAATCTTGTATCCCAATTGTTCCAGCATGAGCCTTGCCATATTCAGGATGGCCGGCTCGTCCTCAACCACCAGGATCATTTCGTGTCCCTTGGCGGCCGGAGATTCCGCGGATTTTTTCGGCGCAAGCGCTGCAGGCGCCGTATGCTTCGGCAAATGAATTTTAAAGGTGGCGCCCTGGCCCACTTCGCTTTGAACCGTAATAAACCCTTTGTTTTGCTTTACAATCCCGTAAACCATGGCCAATCCCAGCCCGGTTCCCTTATCCACATCTTTTGTTGAAAAAAAAGGCTCGAACAGGTTTTCCTGGGTTTGAAAATCCATGCCTTTGCCGTCGTCGCTGACGGCCAGGACCACATAGTCCCCAGGGCGGGCTTCCGAGTTTTGGTCCGGAGAGTCCGTGATGGAGATTTTACGGGTTTCAATGACAATTTTTCCAACGCCGTCGATGGCGTCACGGGCGTTGACGCATAAGTTGGCGAGGATCTGATCGATCTGGGTGGGGTCCATATTAACGGCCCACAAATTATCGTGCGGCGCCCATACAAGGTCAATATCTTCGCCGATCAGCCGGCGCAGCATTTTCAACATGCCTTCCACGGTGTGGTTCAGGTCCAGAACTTTGGGGGCGATGGTCTGCTTGCGGGCGAAAGCCAGCAATTGCCTGGTAATGTCGGCCGAGCGCTGAGCGGCGCTGAATATCTCGCTCAAGTCGGCGAAAATAGGGTTATTGGGGTTCATTCCGTCCATGGCCATTTCCGTGTGCCCGATAATAACGCTCAACATATTGTTGAAATCATGGGCCACCCCGCCGGCAAGGCGGCCTACTGACTCCATTTTTTGCGCTTGCAGTAGCTGGGATTGCAGCTTTTCCCGCTCCGCCTCCGCCTGTTTGGATTCCGTGATGTCCCTGAACTCCACCACCCTGACCTGCTTGCCCTTGTAGGGAATGTTTCGCGCCTCCAGGCGAAGGGGAAACTCCTCGCCGTTTTTCCGGACCCCCATGGCTTCGTAGGGCTTTTCATAGCCCGCCAATATATTTCCCATCACCATGTCCCGGCTTTGCTCGGCAATCAGCAGCAGCCCATCCATGCCGATCAACTCTTCAACCGTATGCCCGGAGATCTGGGACAGCCCGTGATTGCAGTCCAGAATCACTCCTTTATCGTGGATGGCGATTCCGCCGAAGGAGGCGTTGTGCAGGGCCTTAAAGCGGGCTTCGCTCTCCCGCAGCGATTTTTCAGCCTCCTTTCTTTCGGTTATGTCGTGGTAATTTCCTAAGATTCCATTGATATCAGGGTCATGAAAAAGGCTCACGCCCGTAAACTCTATCCATCGGAAAGCGCCGTCCTTGCGGCGATACCGGCATTCAAGAACGCCGGTTTTGCCCGGCTCCCTGGCCAGGTCCAGGAAAAACATTTTGGACCTCTCTATATCTTCCGGATGAACATTGTCCCAGGTGCTTTTCCCCAGCACGTCTTCCGGCTTCCAGCCGAAATGTTTTTCTATGTTGGCGCTTTTGTATCGGTTTACGCCTTCCTGATCGATGATGACAATGACGTCCCCGATGTTGGCCACCAGCTTGCTGTGGAGGCTCTGGTGCCGCTTGATGGCTTCCTCGGCTTGCTTGCGTTCCGCAATAAAACGGGCTTGCTGCAGGTTTTGGAAGGCCATATCCGAGAGGGTGTTTGCAAAAGTATACAGCAAGTCGGCAATCCGTTGGAATTCCTCGACGTTCATGGAGGGCGTTTCCCAAAACGCTTTGGCGCATTCCTCTTCATCCGCGCCGATGGTTCGGGCGTAGGCTCGGATGCTTTCTTCCGTTTGCGTTTTATCGCGCACCTGGCCTATGAGCCAATTGGCCAGATGCTTCCCTCCAACGGTGATGCTTGCCCCCGCGTCCCATAATCCGCCGCTCAGGCAAGGCCTGACGACCGGCCCGTTTTGATGATGCGCTCCCAGGATGGAATCCGACTTGTGGCAGTTGGCGCGACCGATTTCCGTAGACCGGATTAGTTCCGAACACAGCCTTGTGAAGTTGCTGGGGGTGGTGATAGGCTCTCCGGCGGGGGTGGTTATGAGCGAGGCCACTTGCATGGCCGCTGAAAACTGGTCCTGAAAGGTTTGCAGGTCTTTGATACTAAAGAGGTCTTGGAGGTGAACATCCTCCGGATCCTCCATGGGCCTAGTCAAGGCCAAAAGGCGTTTTTCAAGCGCATCCTGGGTGCGTTTTTGTTCGGTTATGTCTTGTAGAATGCAATGGGTCTGTTTAAAATCCCCCTTGGCGTCCTTTCCGATTTTGCCGTTAAAGGAAACCAGGATAAACGCCCCGTCCTTTTTCCGCATATAAAATTCCACGCCCAGGATTTCGCCAATGGCCTTGAAGCGGGGAAAGTTTTCCTTGAAATGCTCCTTCCAGTCCGGATGCAAAAAGTCGCTGAAAGGTCTGCCTATAACCTCTTCCCTGGCGTAACCCAGGATTTGCAGCCAAGTTTGGTTGACTTGAATAAAGCAGCCGTTTTCATCCAAAGACTGATACCCTAACGGCGCGTTTTCAAAAAGCATTTGAAAGCGCGTTTCGCTGTCCGTCAGGGCCTTTTCCGTTTGTATCTTGTCCGAAATATTGTGGTAGGTTATTACAACCCCGTAACCCTTTAAATGAAGCGGGGCTGCCGCCACGTTAAACCAGGCGACGGCGCCGTCCTTCCCGACAACCCCCATCACCTTGGAGACCACGCGGTTTTCCCTAAGCGCGACCATGGCGGCCCATTCCTCCAACGGCATGGGCGATCCGTCAGGGCGAATTATGTTCCAGTCTTCGGGGTTTATGGACTTGCTTTCATGCTCCTCCTTTAAGATCCCCAAAAGCTCCTCTGCGACGACGTTGGTTTCCAAAATTCGGCCGTTTTCGTCGGTAATTGTAATGCCGTAGGGAAATTGATGGAACAGGGCCTTATACTTTTGGGCGTCGGCTTTGTACTCTTGCAGTTTTTTTTCTAACTCGGAGCCTCTGCAAACAAAATTTTCATTCAATTGTCCTTGGGGCAAAATGCAACCTCCGAAGCCCTGCGGCGTCTGTCAAGTCTCTATGCACTAGATAGCTATTGATTATTGGGATCCATTTGTACTTTCAAATTGTAGCGGCTTATCCTGATATACCTATTTTCGATGCAACAGGTCAAAATATTTGCCTCTTTCAATAGTATCGTTTTAGGAAGCGGCGCCCTTTAGCGATAAAATGCTTGCATAGGCCAGGGGTAGTGCGGGCAGAAGGTATTTTTCCCACGCCAGGTAGGAAAAGGGCATGGTCGCATAGAACAAAACCAAAGATAGGTTTATTAGAAAAATGACGTCAAATTTTCTTTCCAGGATGCCGCGGCCCGCCTCCCTGAAAAAGCCGAGCGCAAGCGGGGCGCCAACCAGAAAGAACAGGAACATCACCGCGTGATAAAACCAACCCGCCGAAGAAACCAGGCAGATCAGGCGATGAAAAAAGCCCGTGAAAACAAGGCCGAACTGCAAGCCGGAAGGAGACGCTCCGGGTGGGAAAATCCAATACAACACCGACGCCGCCAGGGAAAAGCCCACAATCCAGGGCTGGTAAATTTCCCTTGCCCGTACAACCAGGAGCGGCAAGACATATACAGCGGTCAGCGATGTGTAGAGGATTGCGAATCTCGGATGAAACCCGGTCATGCCGTCAACCCAAGCTGCTTTGGCGGCGTTTTCAGGACACAAACCGCCCCAGACCACGATCATAAGCAGCAGCAGCGGAAAGGTGGAGATTATGGAAGCCAGGGCCATTTTATAGGCCGCCCATTGGCGGTTGACGACAAGGCGCAGCAGGGCGGCGACCCCCACAGCCAATGGAAAGAAAATAAAAAACTGTCTGCTGATTAACGCCAGCGCCATGCAGAAGCCGTAAAGCCATGGCTTTTCCTCCTTGGCTGCAATCATGGCGGCGAATAAAAAGGCCAGGGCGGCCATGTCCGTGTATATCAGAACGGTTAAGGCCATGGTGTAAGGGTTGGCTGCAAACAAAAAAGCCGCCGCCAGGGCCTGCTTTTTGTTTTCAATGACGTTGTACAAAAAATAATGAACCAGGCCTAAGGCCGTAAAGCCCAGAAGGAGCGATAAAAAGCGCAGGGCAGGCGCCCCAAAGCCGAACAGCCGCCCCCAAAGGCCGTAAAGAACAAAGGGCAGGGGGCCGGAAGTTTCATTATAAGAGGCCAGGCTGTGCAGGGAGATTTCAGCTCCAAACAGCTTAATGGCCTCCAAAAAATGCACTTCGTCATGAACCGGTATATGGTAGAAACCGGTCAGTTGCTGCATCAGGGCTATGCCGGACCCGTACGCCAAGGTGGTGATCAGCAAGAATATGGATAATGATCTTAAATACATACAAGGCCTCATGGCGGCCGGTTTTCAACCCCTGTTTAAACTTTTAGATGGTTTGACTTGCGGTTAATTAAGTTGGGGCAAGGCATTTTTTATTCGCTTTTATTCACTACCACAATCAAGAAACAAAATTCAAACTCCAGCAGCGCGCCCGTCCAAAATGAAATTGGCGCTTGTTAACCATTATAAATTCCATTAGAATTCCATCCCATGGAGACTAACGCCGCCGCTATGCCGCGTCCGGCCGCCTTGGGGTTGTCCATCCTTTCCGCGGTATTGGTCCTGATAGCGCTTACAGACGCCTTTGCAGAACCGGATTTATGGGGATATCTTAATTTCGGACGCATGTTTTTCAACGAGTCCGGATTTCCCTGCAGGGACCTCCTCGCTTATACGCCGACCCATCCGGATTGGGTGTTTCATGAATGGCTTGCCGGCGTGGTTTTATACCGCCTTTTGGAGGCAACCGGGCCGGCTGGGATTCAGGTTTTGAAATATACTTTGGGCTGCCTGACGGCGCTCCTGCTGTTTTTGGCGTCCAGGCGGCGGGGCGCAACCGTTTTGCATTCCCTGTCCTTTTTTTTAATGGGCGGCGCTTTTTTTTCCTGGGCTTTTCCGGCCTTCAGGGCCTTATGTTTTACGTATTTTTTTTTCGCCCTCTTAATTTTTGTTTTGGAGACCGCCCGCCTCAATGAAAACTTCCGCCGGTTGTGGATTTTGCCGCTAATCATGGCGTTTTGGGCCAACCTGCATGGAGGGTTTCCTGCGGGGCTTGGGCTGATAGTTCTGTACGCCGCCGGCCGTTTTTGGGAGGGCCGGCGTTATTCGCCTTATCTGAAGGTTTTGGCTGTCTGCGCTTTAGCCACGCTAATCAATCCGTACGGCCTGGGCTTGTGGACGGCGATTGCAGGACATTTGGCCGAGCCCCAGGCCGGCGTCAGGGAATGGGTTTCCGTACCCGGTGCATGGGTTCATTTCGGGCGGTCTTACGACCTGCTGATTTTTTTGGCCTGTGTCGGCTTTACCGTCGGAATGCTTGTTCTCTCCCGTTTTAAGGACAAGGTGTTTACACTGATTTGTCTGACAACGGCCTTTCTGGGAATGGTCCATCACAGGCACATGCCGTTCTTGGTTTTGGCTGCAGGCGCCTACGGTCCGTTTCTGCTTCAGGAGGTCTGCTGCGGCGAAAAGCGAAAAACAAAGGCCAGGGCTTGCGCGATGCTTTTTGTCCTTCTATTCGCCTTGGCCATGGCGGCCTGCAACATAAAGTACTTCGTCCTGAAAACTCCCATTGTTATAAAAGGCGGAAATCCCCTGGCGCTCAACACTCCGTGGGAACCCTACGCTCCTGGAACGGACGCCTTGTTTTACCCGGTCCATGCCGTGGATTATTTGGAGACGGCCGGGTTTTCGGGGAATATTCTGCCCTACGCCACCTGGGGCGGTTATATCAGTTGGCGGCTTTACCCAAGATGCAAGGTGGCCATGGACCTGCGGTTCGAAACCGTTTACCCCAAAAAGGTGCGCGACGAATACTTCCGGTTTTTGCAGGCCGGCGCGGGCTGGCGCGATTTCCTGGTTCGCTATCCCCATGACATTGTGTTGATATACAGGGGCGGCGCCCTCCACAAAGCCATGTCCAAGGAACCGGGCTGGCGGGAAATTTATAAGGACGCAAACACCGTGATTTTTTCCAGGAAGGGTGGACGATAGTGCTCAGGTTAATTGAATCAAAAGCAACTGTTTGGGCCGTTTTCATTCTGGTCGCGTTCTCCTATGCCATGGGTTTGATCGTCTCTCTGGCAGATCCGGATTTATGGGGTTACATGGCCTTTGGCTACACCTTCTGGACGGAACCCGGCTTTCCGTATACGGACCCTTTTTCCTATATGCCCGTCAATCCTGTATGGATTTACCATGAGTGGCTTACCGGCGTAATTTTTTTCCCTTTGTACGCAGGCATCGGGGAAG
Proteins encoded in this window:
- a CDS encoding AraC family transcriptional regulator, whose amino-acid sequence is MSDARAYYEERIIRVQMFIQDHLDDPMTLEELAKVACFSPFHFHRIFTAMTGEPLKEYIRRLLLERAAHELRYSSQPVVQVALNAGYQTHEAFTRAFRNMFGVPPRQYRTELPSRARNRAGSPQVFNLRILKPKGDAMDIRIEEFPPLDVVFIRHTGPYEECGIAWEKLCSHPDVAKELGPETQAIGICYDDPDITEADKIRMDVCVTAPPSLSPPEGMEKQTIKGGEYAVLTHHGPYEGLHDCYRWLFGEWLPSSGREANYAPSLEVYVNSPEEVAPQDLITEIRVPLK
- a CDS encoding GNAT family N-acetyltransferase — encoded protein: MKNKWKGAPMDYEIKRNCDNVDWQAVSDLLKTVGMAHYPPDIHQKAFEASYSVVFILDSGKLIGMGRAISDGAYQAALYDFAVSPDYQGKGLGRIILSTILADVPNCHVILYAAVGKEGYYETQGFRKMKTGMARFLNAEAMAKKGFTE
- a CDS encoding molybdopterin-dependent oxidoreductase, which codes for MENPQQSQDVRIVRATSAFDCGGRCPLLLHVKDNKIIRIEGDDHPDSDRQLRTCLRCRAYRKYVHHPERLMHPQKRVGAKGEGRFERISWDEALSILSGKLKETKDKFGPESILLMTGGGYLASLHSGSMAAPRLLNQFGGYTTHYGNISSEGAVWASLVQYGSVMVGHSREDMLNSKLIILWGWDPARMISGSNTMHHLLKAKENGAKVISVEPRYTDTAAAVADKWIPIYPGTDTAMMAAMAYVMITENLQDQAFLNKYTIGFDKFKEYILGDEDGQAKTPQWAEAVCGVPAETIADLAREYAAAKPAALMDCQGPARSAMGEQYCRFAATLSAMTGNVGKPGGSACGGLMGIPIGHMFRMSAIPPGKNPVEMTGPKIKGTLDIRDRVIKRIHINKLWEAILEGKAGGFPADVKMAWSMCNNYLNQIGNANKGDKALKKLPFFAVNEIFMTAQARYADLLLPVTTAAERSDLTYAWPSGPYYTFVNRAIEPLGECKSDLEICEMLSDYLGVKDYRLGAKEEDILKHMVDQNPVTSKYVTDFDKFKNDGIHRIELKEPYIAFRKQIEDPENNPFDTPSGKIEIYSQRVADINSPKCPPVPKYIPTFEDRNDPLFEKYPLQLLTPHPRNRVHSEMYKVEWLREAEPHVLWIHPSDAEARGVSNGDDIQAFNDRGRVAVQAFVTQRIKPGVVCMFEGAWYQPDENGVDRGACANTLTKDDYSGGGAAVMNTSLVQVAKA
- a CDS encoding 4Fe-4S dicluster domain-containing protein, with amino-acid sequence MQMGFYFDQTRCTGCNACRVACKDWNDVPEGPEAWMQVKYLEQGETPDVFVAYMLQTCFHCESPICAEACPADAITKRPEDGIVLVDRNACLGKEECGAKCLKACPYQAPQFGPEPGAKMGKCVFCTDRLAQGKMPSCVEACYTRALDFGPLDELQKKYGQAVEAPSFKYSKRTKPSVVMNPKNPK
- a CDS encoding PAS domain S-box protein; translated protein: MPQGQLNENFVCRGSELEKKLQEYKADAQKYKALFHQFPYGITITDENGRILETNVVAEELLGILKEEHESKSINPEDWNIIRPDGSPMPLEEWAAMVALRENRVVSKVMGVVGKDGAVAWFNVAAAPLHLKGYGVVITYHNISDKIQTEKALTDSETRFQMLFENAPLGYQSLDENGCFIQVNQTWLQILGYAREEVIGRPFSDFLHPDWKEHFKENFPRFKAIGEILGVEFYMRKKDGAFILVSFNGKIGKDAKGDFKQTHCILQDITEQKRTQDALEKRLLALTRPMEDPEDVHLQDLFSIKDLQTFQDQFSAAMQVASLITTPAGEPITTPSNFTRLCSELIRSTEIGRANCHKSDSILGAHHQNGPVVRPCLSGGLWDAGASITVGGKHLANWLIGQVRDKTQTEESIRAYARTIGADEEECAKAFWETPSMNVEEFQRIADLLYTFANTLSDMAFQNLQQARFIAERKQAEEAIKRHQSLHSKLVANIGDVIVIIDQEGVNRYKSANIEKHFGWKPEDVLGKSTWDNVHPEDIERSKMFFLDLAREPGKTGVLECRYRRKDGAFRWIEFTGVSLFHDPDINGILGNYHDITERKEAEKSLRESEARFKALHNASFGGIAIHDKGVILDCNHGLSQISGHTVEELIGMDGLLLIAEQSRDMVMGNILAGYEKPYEAMGVRKNGEEFPLRLEARNIPYKGKQVRVVEFRDITESKQAEAEREKLQSQLLQAQKMESVGRLAGGVAHDFNNMLSVIIGHTEMAMDGMNPNNPIFADLSEIFSAAQRSADITRQLLAFARKQTIAPKVLDLNHTVEGMLKMLRRLIGEDIDLVWAPHDNLWAVNMDPTQIDQILANLCVNARDAIDGVGKIVIETRKISITDSPDQNSEARPGDYVVLAVSDDGKGMDFQTQENLFEPFFSTKDVDKGTGLGLAMVYGIVKQNKGFITVQSEVGQGATFKIHLPKHTAPAALAPKKSAESPAAKGHEMILVVEDEPAILNMARLMLEQLGYKILAASSPSQAIQLSKDPPGEIHLVITDVIMPNMNGRELEERLRMMHPNIKTLFMSGYTANVIAQHGVLDKEIRFLQKPFTKKLLATRVREALDGSV